In one window of Bemisia tabaci chromosome 6, PGI_BMITA_v3 DNA:
- the LOC109033882 gene encoding protein YIPF6 — translation MTTEVREARLDIYPTNYDGPVQGSMDLPNAQQSQKNGEPEFNTLDEPISTTIMRDLKAVGIKFKHVLQPKEKTTLLKEWDLWGPLLLCTFMALMLQGSQDKANNENDGGPEFAEVFVIVWIGAAIVTINSKLLGGNISFLQSVCILGYCLLPLAIALIACRCLVFLFSPSTFLFFTSLCISMSGFLWATYASLLFLGNSQPDGKKALAVYPIFLFYFVIAWLVLASNVH, via the exons aTGACGACAGAAGTAAGAGAAGCTAGACTTGAT ATCTACCCTACTAACTACGATGGGCCAGTTCAAGGGTCCATGGATCTGCCCAATGCGCAGCAGAGTCAAAAAAATGGAGAGCCAGAATTCAACACCCTGGATGAACCTATCAGCACTACAATT atgcgAGATCTCAAAGCTGTTGGTATCAAATTCAAACATGTGTTGCAACCAAAGGAGAAGACAACCTTATTGAAAGAAT gGGATTTGTGGGGACCTCTATTGCTGTGCACTTTCATGGCTCT GATGCTGCAAGGGTCCCAAGACAAGGCCAACAATGAAAATGATGGCGGTCCGGAATTCGCTGAAGTttttgttattgtttggataGGTGCTGCTATCGTTACAATAAATTCTAAACTTCTAGGAGGCAATAT atcatttctGCAGAGCGTTTGCATTCTAGGATACTGTTTATTGCCTTTAGCAATCGCGCTCATAGCCTGTAGATGCCTTGTATTCCTATTCTCTCCTTCAACATTCCTTTTCTTCACAAGTTTATGCATATCAATGTCAGGATTTTTATGGGCAACGTATG CATCGCTCTTGTTTCTTGGCAACAGTCAGCCAGACGGAAAGAAAGCTCTGGCAGTTTACccaatatttttgttttattttgtcataGCCTGGCTAGTTTTAGCGTCCAATGTTCATTAA